A window from Cryptomeria japonica chromosome 1, Sugi_1.0, whole genome shotgun sequence encodes these proteins:
- the LOC131060267 gene encoding 17.8 kDa class I heat shock protein, giving the protein MSIVPVYARSGENTDIQPWGSDPLGHGWSSWNSFCPFRHGRWMEPSEAFPQWDHSASSLFSKDAHAMANTHIDWWESADAHIIEADLPGVSKDEVEVLVENGSVLQISGRSRNRATPPGGEFRCRRGERCKVGYLKRIRIPHDANTHQLKAELENGVLTVTIPKFSSSDEVRIVEIQE; this is encoded by the exons ATGTCGATTGTACCAGTGTATGCAAGAAGCGGCGAAAATACAGACATACAACCCTGGGGCAGCGATCCTCTGGGGCACGGGTGGAGCTCATGGAACTCTTTCTGCCCTTTCCGCCATGGAAGATGGATGGAGCCTTCGGAGGCCTTCCCACAGTGGGATCACAGTGCCTCTTCCCTCTTTTCAAAGGACGCCCACGCCATGGCCAATACGCATATCGATTGGTGGGAAAGCGCCGATGCCCACATCATTGAGGCCGACCTCCCTG GCGTGAGCAAGGATGAGGTGGAAGTACTGGTGGAGAATGGGAGCGTTTTGCAGATTAGTGGGCGGAGCAGGAACAGAGCAACGCCTCCTGGCGGAGAATTTAGGTGCCGCAGGGGTGAGCGGTGTAAGGTTGGTTATTTAAAGAGGATTCGAATTCCTCATGACGCCAATACGCATCAActcaaggcagagcttgaaaatGGGGTCCTTACTGTTACAATTCCCAAGTTTTCATCTTCTGATGAAGTTAGGATTGTAGAGATTCAAGAATGA